GAAGCGTTAAAGAGGCCACACGTCGCCCGGCCACGCGCGGTGGGTGTGGCGCCCGCCGCGCCGCACCGCTACCGGGCTTCAGGGCGCGAGGTAGCGCTCGCGCAGGTGGCCCTTGAACGCCTCGACATCCAGGCCGCGGCCCGTGGCCCGGCGCAGGATCTCGTCGGTGGACAGGCTTGAGCCGAGGCCGTGCACGTGCTCGCGCAGCCAGGTGAGCAGCGGGCTGACGTCGCCGCGTTCCAGGTAGCTCGGGATGCCGGGCTCGGCCGTGCAGGCGGCGCGGTAGAGCTGCGCGGCCGCGATGGCGCCCAGGGTGTAGGTGGGGAAGTAGCCCCAGCCGCCGTCGAACCAGTGGATGTCCTGCAGGCAGCCCAGCCGGTCCTCGGGCGGGGTGATGCCGAGCAGGTCCTGCATTCCGGCGTTCCACGCGCCCGGCAGCTCGTCCAGCGGCATGTCGCCGGAAATCAGCGCCGTCTCCAGGCGGTAGCGCAGGATGACGTGGGCGGGATAGGTGACCTCGTCGGCGTCCACGCGGATGTAGCCCGGCGCCACGCGCGTGGCGAGGCGGTGCAGGTTGTCGGCCTCCCACGCCGGCCCCGAGCCGCCGAGGGCCTCGCGCATGACCGGCGCCGCGTGGCGCAGGAAGTGCTCCCCACGCGAAACCTGCATCTCCGCCAGCAGCGCCTGGCTTTCGTGCAGGGCCATGCCGCGCGCCTCGCCCACCGGCTGGCGGCGCCAGTCCCCCGGCAAACCGCGCTCGTACAGCGCGTGGCCGGTTTCGTGGATCACCGCCATGGCGCCGGTCGTGAAGTCCCGCTCGTCCCAGCGCGTGGTGATGCGGATGTCGTCCGGCGCCCCGCCCGTGAAGGGGTGGGAGGAGGTGTCCAGCCGGCTGTGCGCCGTTTCCAGCCCCATCGTGCGCATCAGCCGCGCCGCCAGCGCCTCCTGCTTCGCCTGCGGGAACGGGCCCTGCGGGGGCTCGGGCGCGGGGCCGGCCGCCTGGTGGCGCAGCACGTCGTCGAGGAAGTGCGGCAGGAAGCCGGCCAGATCGTCGAAGATCTGCGTGACGCGCTCGGCGCGCATGCCGGGCTCGAACTGGTCGAGCAGCGCGTCGTAGGGCGACAACCCCAGGGCCTCGCCCTTGGCCGCCGCTTCCTCGCGCACCAGCCGCAGCACCTCGCCCAGGTAGGGCTTCACGCGGGCGAAGTCGGAGTCCGGCTTGGCCTCGCGCCAGACCATCTCGCACTGCTTGGTGGCGCGCGTCAGCGCCTCCACGAGCGCGCTCGGCACCGCGGTGGCGTG
This region of Limimonas halophila genomic DNA includes:
- a CDS encoding carboxypeptidase M32; this translates as MSDAYRELERRFARMAALGEAGGMLNWDAQVMMPSGGAEARSEQLAALDVTAHEMLTDPRVGELLDTAEQHANALDGWQQANLAEMRRQWRHATAVPSALVEALTRATKQCEMVWREAKPDSDFARVKPYLGEVLRLVREEAAAKGEALGLSPYDALLDQFEPGMRAERVTQIFDDLAGFLPHFLDDVLRHQAAGPAPEPPQGPFPQAKQEALAARLMRTMGLETAHSRLDTSSHPFTGGAPDDIRITTRWDERDFTTGAMAVIHETGHALYERGLPGDWRRQPVGEARGMALHESQALLAEMQVSRGEHFLRHAAPVMREALGGSGPAWEADNLHRLATRVAPGYIRVDADEVTYPAHVILRYRLETALISGDMPLDELPGAWNAGMQDLLGITPPEDRLGCLQDIHWFDGGWGYFPTYTLGAIAAAQLYRAACTAEPGIPSYLERGDVSPLLTWLREHVHGLGSSLSTDEILRRATGRGLDVEAFKGHLRERYLAP